The sequence CGGATGAAGGGGATGGAGGCGGCCGTCGACGCCCTGGTCGCGGTGGCGCGGCGCGGGGAGAGAATCGTCGTCTTCGGCGACTACGACGTGGACGGCGTCACCGCCGTCGCGCAGCTCCGGGCCGTCTTCCGCGCGCTCGGAGCGGACGCGGTCCCGTTCCTGCCGCACCGCGTGCGCGACGGCTACGGCCTGAAGCCCGAGACGTTCCGGAAGGTCTTCGCCGAGCATCGTCCCCGCGCGATCGTCACCGTCGACTGCGGCATCACCGCCGTCGAGGCGGTCGCGGAAGCGGCGGCGGCGGGCGTGGCGGTCGTCATCACCGACCA is a genomic window of Thermoanaerobaculia bacterium containing:
- a CDS encoding DHH family phosphoesterase yields the protein MTGAGTGGAAEDRENARPSAAGAAWTLRDADPGSIAALEASGIPAIVARVLAARGFGDSEALRDFFTPSLDRTPDPFRMKGMEAAVDALVAVARRGERIVVFGDYDVDGVTAVAQLRAVFRALGADAVPFLPHRVRDGYGLKPETFRKVFAEHRPRAIVTVDCGITAVEAVAEAAAAGVAVVITD